In a single window of the Antedon mediterranea chromosome 1, ecAntMedi1.1, whole genome shotgun sequence genome:
- the LOC140055263 gene encoding uncharacterized protein codes for MESSKTKRYNNCNQKVGPLSPPPRTQAFDGLREAIVPPIRAGYDTLMSEETPVAQTDQFGEMYRFKPMPPISAKPESKPVRKPKRRKQKIVNNSDIAGKAVIPPILSNCETRMLVESPVAQTDQLVEMNRFKPMPPISAKPVHKLHSPISDSSRVEGQICCLKHRLL; via the exons ATGGAATCTTCAAAAACCAAAAGATATAACAACTGCAAT CAAAAAGTTGGCCCACTTTCACCACCGCCTAGAACACAAGCATTCGATGGTCTAAGAGAAGCAATTGTTCCACCAATTCGAGCAGGGTATGACACTCTAATGTCTGAAGAAACTCCAGTGGCGCAAACCGACCAGTTTGGAGAAATGTACAGATTCAAACCAATGCCGCCAATTTCGGCCAAACCTGAATCAAAGCCTGTGAGGAAACCCAAGCGGAGGAAACAAAAAATAGT AAACAACTCAGATATCGCAGGAAAAGCAGTTATTCCACCAATTCTATCAAACTGTGAGACACGAATGCTAGTAGAAAGTCCAGTGGCGCAAACCGACCAGTTGGTAGAAATGAACAGATTTAAACCGATGCCACCTATTTCAGCCAAACCAGTTCACAAATTGCATTCACCAATCTCGGATTCATCACGAGTTGAGGGACAGATCTGCTGCTTAAAACATAGACTATTGTAA
- the LOC140055246 gene encoding 3-oxoacyl-[acyl-carrier-protein] reductase FabG-like, which produces MTSLKGKVALITGASSGIGAAVARHFASLGCIVSLVGRNEERLNAVGKDCQQWGLNSDQVLLQIAEMTNDSDLERIVDVTIKRFNRIDVLVNNAGVCVLKDFQNSTMDDYELVMNVNVRAVFYLSQLASPHLIKTKGTIVNVSSVVSKVSSGDVFFYSLSKYMLDKLTTNSAVELAPHGVRVNSVCPGIVHTPLFERNGVDWELAQAASVRHHPLGRHGEDTEVASTIAFLASDDSASITGHHLPIDGGRHCMPGKEIKGF; this is translated from the exons ATGACATCTTTAAAAGGAAAGGTAGCATTAATAACTG GGGCTAGCTCTGGAATAGGGGCAGCCGTAGCGCGTCATTTTGCTTCCCTGGGATGCATTGTGTCCCTTGTCGGAAGGAACGAAGAGAGACTGAACGCCGTAGGAAAAGATTGCCAGCAATGGGGTCTAAACTCAGATCAG GTTCTTTTACAAATCGCTGAGATGACGAATGATTCTGATTTGGAGCGAATCGTTGACGTCACAATTAAACGTTTTAATCGAATTGACGTCTTG gtaaataatgCCGGAGTTTGTGTGCTTAAAGATTTTCAAAATAGTACAATGGATGATTATGAACTAGTCATGAATGTCAATGTGAGGGCGGTGTTCTATTTATCACAACTTGCATCACCACATCTCATCAAAACTAAAG gaACAATTGTTAATGTTTCAAGTGTTGTAAGCAAAGTTTCG AGTGGTGATGTGTTTTTCTACAGTTTATCAAAATACATGCTTGATAAGTTGACAACAAATTCAGCTGTCG AATTAGCACCGCATGGAGTTCGAGTAAATTCTGTTTG CCCTGGTATCGTTCACACACCTTTGTTTGAAAGAAACGGAGTGGATTGGGAATTG gCCCAAGCCGCGAGTGTTCGACATCATCCACTCGGACGACATGGAGAGGACACTGAAGTTGCATCCACAATAGCATTTCTTGCCTCAGATGACTCAGCGTCCATAACGGGTCATCATTTACCAATAGATGGCGGTAGACATTGTATGCCAGGCAAGGAAATAAAAGGGTTCTGA
- the LOC140055236 gene encoding uncharacterized protein: MMMAQQNHSLHELMNMVSNDEDALLLSPPLSESDSMGLELSPPQTYTDMGNMFQTSAPCTTSSACNFAYDSSCMLSPPRELITSPQQMPVYNGLPGHHQVHDGHNFQNGTVLQNGPHVGMQQQWQEPSCMVPSGSVADMAFSGVDQFCNFYQGNNNYQMGLDFYKQQQQTTPTKVKTRRRVPTQAQRKAANVRERKRMFSLNEAFDELRKFVPTFAYEKRLSRIETLRLAMIYIEFMTDVLNGKEVSDCKLKKVTSHFSQFKKYGIVPASTSTS; the protein is encoded by the coding sequence ATGATGATGGCTCAGCAGAACCACAGCCTACATGAGCTGATGAATATGGTTAGCAACGACGAAGATGCACTTCTACTTAGCCCACCGTTATCAGAGTCTGATTCAATGGGCCTAGAACTTAGCCCACCGCAAACTTATACAGACATGGGGAACATGTTTCAAACATCGGCACCCTGCACTACATCATCGGCGTGTAACTTTGCTTACGATTCAAGTTGCATGCTTTCACCTCCAAGAGAGTTGATAACATCTCCTCAACAAATGCCTGTTTACAACGGGTTACCCGGACACCATCAAGTGCATGATGGGCACAATTTTCAAAACGGAACCGTCCTTCAGAACGGACCACATGTAGGCATGCAGCAACAATGGCAAGAACCGTCATGTATGGTTCCTTCTGGTAGTGTAGCTGACATGGCTTTTAGTGGTGTAGATCAGTTTTGTAATTTCTATCAAGGAAATAACAACTATCAAATGGGCCTAGACTTTTATAAACAACAGCAGCAGACGACACCTACTAAGGTGAAAACACGAAGAAGAGTTCCGACGCAAGCCCAACGAAAAGCAGCAAATGTCCGTGAAAGAAAACGCATGTTCAGCTTGAACGAAGCCTTTGATGAACTCCGCAAATTCGTCCCAACTTTCGCCTACGAAAAACGACTTTCCAGAATCGAAACACTGAGACTCGCTATGATCTATATTGAATTCATGACAGATGTACTGAACGGAAAAGAAGTCTCAGATTGCAAGTTGAAGAAAGTAACAAGTCATTTTTCACAATTTAAGAAATACGGCATCGTTCCAGCATCTACATCAACATCATGA